The DNA region GAATGGTTCACCTTCATTAAGTGCCATTAAGTCGTTAAAACCAATTGGTATTAATTCTTTTTGATAAAAGTCATGATGATTAGGGGTTCTCATCTAATTTTTCCCTCCCTTTTAAGTTCTAACTATATTATATGTGAGTTTTTCATCATTTTTAAGTTGAAATGTGAAAATTGTTTGAAAATTAATAAAAGTGACAGCAAAAAAAGGATGGGCAACAATCACCCATCCTTTTTGTTACATCTGATTCCACTCCTGTACCTTTTGATCACTTGGGAGAAGGAAGGCTACTAAGCCAAGCAATGGTAAAATCCCAATCATCGTAACCATGGTTACTAATCCAATTAGATCAGCTATATAACCGAGTCCGACTGATCCAATTGCTCCCATTCCAAATGCAAGCCCGACCGTTAAGCCCGACATCGTCCCGATTTTCCCGGGAACTAACTCCTGAGCATAGACGACAGTAACAGAGAAACTTGTCATTAAGATAAATCCTGTAAGCATTAGGAAGATAAACGCCAAAATAGTAGGTACAAATGGTATTAGCAGGGAAAAAGGAACAGTTGCAAGCATAGAAACTGAGATGACCTTTTTCTTGCCAAAACGGTCTGCCAGCGGTCCGCCAAAAAATGTACCGAAGGCACCGGCAACTAAAAAGGCAAATAGGAAAAGCTGGGATTCCTTAATGGTTAGTGAATATTCTTCAATGGCAAAAAAGGCATAAAAATTGGTCATCCCCGAAATATACCAAGATCTAGCAAAAATTAGCAGAAGAATTAAAAGTAACGCCTTTTTTATATTCTTAGAGATGCCCGCTGTTTTATTTGTAGCTCTTTTTTGTTTAGGAATCAGTGCGGATGAAGCTATCTGCTTACTATACCATCCTGCAATGTATAATAATAAAACGACTGCCAGGGCTGCGGCAAGTGTAAACCAAGATGCACCCTTCTGACCAAGCGGCACGAGAATAAGCGCCGTAATTAGCGGAGCCAATGCCTGGCCAGTATTTCCCCCTACCTGATAGATTGACTGAGCCAGTCCTCTTCTTTTTCCAGCAGCCATATAGGCTACTCTTGAGCCCTCAGGATGAAAGACGGCTGAACCTAATCCAATGAAAAGTACTGCGATAACAATTAGACTAAAGTTTGGTGCGTAGGCTAATCCAAGCACGCCCCCAAGTGTAAAGGTAAGTCCAATTGGCAGGGCGTAGGGTATCGGTCTTTTGTCGGTAATAACACCAACTAAAGGCTGCATGACGGAGGACACCATGTTAAGGGAAAAGGCTATGATCCCAAGCTGGGTAAAAGTCAGTCCCATGGATTTTTGCAGGATAGGAAACATTGCAGGAACAACTGCTTGAATCGCATCATTTAGTAAATGGCAAACTCCAATAATAAAAAGTATATTAAACATTGTTGCATCTGATGCTTTTGGTTTCTTCGCTGACAGAATCGCTTGCTGACTCATGATTACCCCCCATGTGTTATGAAAATAGTTAACTTATAATATACATATCTTACCTAATATTTAATCCAAAGGAAAATGGATTGAACTCTAATCATGAAATATTAATGAAAAAAGTGGATTTGACACAATATAAAAAGTTTTTTATAATAATCTTGAAGTCGAGATATTTGTAAAAATTATAAGGGATGCGGTTTTAATGGAAAATGAAGCAATATCGCAATCGTTGAAGTTGTTTATTGTCTTATCA from Neobacillus sp. FSL H8-0543 includes:
- a CDS encoding MFS transporter; its protein translation is MFNILFIIGVCHLLNDAIQAVVPAMFPILQKSMGLTFTQLGIIAFSLNMVSSVMQPLVGVITDKRPIPYALPIGLTFTLGGVLGLAYAPNFSLIVIAVLFIGLGSAVFHPEGSRVAYMAAGKRRGLAQSIYQVGGNTGQALAPLITALILVPLGQKGASWFTLAAALAVVLLLYIAGWYSKQIASSALIPKQKRATNKTAGISKNIKKALLLILLLIFARSWYISGMTNFYAFFAIEEYSLTIKESQLFLFAFLVAGAFGTFFGGPLADRFGKKKVISVSMLATVPFSLLIPFVPTILAFIFLMLTGFILMTSFSVTVVYAQELVPGKIGTMSGLTVGLAFGMGAIGSVGLGYIADLIGLVTMVTMIGILPLLGLVAFLLPSDQKVQEWNQM